The proteins below are encoded in one region of Candidatus Thiodiazotropha sp. LNASS1:
- a CDS encoding RND family transporter: protein MANGNYADRYARFVLKYRWAVITLCFATTIWAAFYIDKVNLRNDPDSLLPLSNPYIATNLYTEMTYGMGNLMVWGMKIKQGDIYQPWFIRMVQAFYRDVTALDYANSSNFVGLPSPKLRNIGIDPGGSLDFSRLLPANGLSDNPFEQHNQIAYLRQGLEKHLVLQALLLYYQDRSGEKCDMVGADGQISSASMARLHQQCRPMGTFIIGDFSNELKQNHLSWIADMKALMADYQSRYGDRVEFTISGEPYFLATMVQELRDKAWLFAVSLLIILLILWYEFRHWSCAVLPLLGVGMTIILTLGLMGFTQFKLTTMMALTPMLLLAIGVGHSMQITRRFMQELGQTGDKEEAAYRSIRSTIVPAALSIGTDLHGFFAISFVDISFYKAYAYFGIFGMSTLILTTTTLIPLLMLTFPPTIHSHEHERGWELRLASGLTALITGRWKWVPVVAVIAVWLLSAHYAELGRGFTAVMAGEAGRSDPEVARIQDEFDIMPGVEKGIHYPRAAFKDHYLLGELLGDGGEVKPIADLQTLSRQMPGVITANLLVRSEAGTLPTCGLDAWDREGRRVIGPERCYDEQEDPPQGVFNDATVLEALSKFEDWLRGHPNIGYTISYVQFVKTLNMILNTPPLEPPLGHMNLYAIPTLAHIQQFPYAYRAKGGQGYLPDPDETVQLYNGMLVTGAGAGDLDSFVNTRNWDEGVIVGFVNTMDPVETHRTVIDIQSYINAHQDDPGMDLLRIGIAGNETIQIPNEEGRSITTGDTIPGKAAIGGFLGVTEATRDVAYKEWLNAPVATSITVFIMTLLMFRSWVVAFILIGLCFITLMTQYGLGAYMSSIGEWSANLAFHVQVALSIAMGLGVDYGVYMVSRLREEYQANGGIWKAALHKAQATTGSAIIISMVVLLSSFIPLMNTELANLWSVSLYISEALIMDVFIALTVLPLMVYWLRPRFVFPL from the coding sequence ATGGCTAACGGCAACTATGCGGACCGCTATGCACGTTTTGTGCTGAAGTACCGCTGGGCTGTGATCACGCTCTGTTTCGCCACTACAATCTGGGCGGCCTTTTATATCGACAAGGTCAACCTGCGCAACGATCCGGATTCCCTACTCCCCCTCTCCAACCCTTACATTGCGACCAATCTCTACACCGAGATGACCTACGGTATGGGCAATCTCATGGTGTGGGGCATGAAGATTAAGCAGGGCGATATCTATCAGCCCTGGTTTATTCGCATGGTCCAAGCGTTTTACCGTGACGTGACTGCGCTGGACTACGCCAACAGCAGTAACTTTGTCGGCCTGCCCTCACCGAAGTTGCGCAATATCGGTATCGATCCAGGAGGAAGTCTCGATTTCAGCCGCCTGCTGCCGGCCAACGGCCTCTCTGACAATCCGTTTGAACAGCACAACCAGATTGCCTATCTGCGTCAGGGATTGGAGAAGCATCTGGTGCTGCAGGCCCTGCTGCTCTACTACCAGGATAGATCCGGTGAAAAGTGTGACATGGTGGGGGCGGATGGCCAGATCAGCAGCGCATCCATGGCCCGGTTGCATCAGCAGTGCCGGCCTATGGGGACATTTATCATCGGCGATTTCAGCAATGAGCTGAAACAGAACCATCTCAGCTGGATTGCCGATATGAAGGCGCTGATGGCTGATTACCAGTCGCGCTACGGCGACCGGGTGGAGTTCACCATATCCGGCGAACCCTATTTTCTGGCGACCATGGTGCAGGAACTACGGGACAAGGCATGGCTGTTCGCTGTCTCGCTGCTGATTATCCTGCTGATACTCTGGTATGAGTTTCGCCATTGGAGCTGTGCAGTGCTGCCCCTGCTGGGCGTCGGTATGACGATCATCCTGACGCTCGGACTGATGGGCTTCACGCAATTCAAACTGACGACCATGATGGCGTTGACGCCGATGCTTTTACTGGCCATCGGTGTCGGCCACTCGATGCAGATCACACGGCGTTTCATGCAGGAGCTGGGACAGACCGGCGACAAGGAGGAGGCGGCATATCGATCGATACGTTCGACAATCGTACCCGCGGCACTCTCTATCGGAACCGACCTGCACGGCTTTTTCGCCATCTCATTTGTCGATATCTCTTTTTATAAGGCCTACGCCTATTTCGGCATCTTCGGTATGTCGACGCTGATTCTGACCACCACGACACTGATACCTCTTCTGATGCTGACCTTTCCCCCAACCATCCATAGCCATGAACATGAGCGAGGCTGGGAGTTGCGCCTGGCGTCAGGGCTGACGGCCCTGATCACAGGCCGCTGGAAATGGGTGCCGGTGGTGGCGGTGATCGCCGTCTGGTTACTCTCAGCACACTATGCGGAATTAGGCCGCGGCTTTACCGCAGTCATGGCCGGTGAGGCAGGTAGAAGCGATCCGGAAGTGGCCCGTATTCAGGACGAGTTCGACATCATGCCCGGTGTGGAAAAAGGTATCCACTATCCACGTGCGGCATTCAAGGATCACTACCTGTTGGGTGAGCTGCTGGGAGATGGCGGTGAAGTGAAGCCGATTGCGGATCTACAGACCCTATCCCGCCAGATGCCTGGTGTTATCACTGCCAACCTTCTGGTGCGTTCCGAAGCGGGAACCCTGCCAACTTGCGGACTCGATGCCTGGGACCGGGAGGGTCGCCGGGTCATCGGGCCGGAGCGCTGTTACGATGAGCAGGAAGATCCTCCTCAGGGGGTGTTTAATGATGCGACCGTGCTCGAGGCGCTTTCGAAATTTGAGGATTGGCTGCGTGGCCATCCCAATATCGGGTACACCATCTCCTATGTTCAGTTTGTAAAAACGCTGAACATGATCCTCAATACACCGCCGCTGGAACCTCCGCTGGGCCATATGAATCTTTATGCCATACCCACCCTGGCTCATATACAGCAGTTTCCATACGCCTATCGCGCCAAAGGTGGACAGGGTTACCTGCCTGATCCGGATGAGACGGTACAGTTATACAACGGCATGTTGGTGACCGGGGCGGGGGCCGGGGATCTGGATAGCTTTGTCAACACGCGAAACTGGGATGAGGGTGTGATTGTCGGTTTCGTCAATACCATGGATCCAGTGGAGACACACCGTACTGTCATCGATATCCAGAGCTACATCAACGCCCATCAGGACGATCCCGGAATGGATCTGTTGCGAATCGGCATTGCGGGTAACGAGACGATTCAGATACCGAATGAAGAGGGACGCAGTATCACCACCGGTGACACTATACCGGGCAAGGCCGCGATCGGTGGTTTTCTCGGGGTTACCGAGGCGACCCGCGATGTCGCTTATAAAGAGTGGCTGAACGCCCCGGTGGCGACATCGATCACAGTCTTCATCATGACCCTGTTGATGTTCAGGTCTTGGGTGGTGGCGTTTATCCTGATCGGTCTCTGCTTCATTACCCTGATGACCCAGTACGGCCTTGGCGCCTATATGTCCTCCATCGGCGAGTGGTCGGCAAATCTGGCGTTTCACGTACAGGTGGCTTTGAGCATCGCCATGGGGCTGGGTGTCGATTATGGCGTCTACATGGTTTCCCGATTGCGGGAAGAGTATCAGGCCAATGGAGGCATCTGGAAGGCGGCCCTGCACAAGGCACAGGCCACCACCGGTTCGGCGATCATTATCTCCATGGTTGTGCTGCTCAGCAGTTTTATCCCACTGATGAATACTGAACTGGCAAACCTCTGGTCGGTGAGTCTGTATATTTCGGAGGCCCTGATCATGGATGTCTTCATCGCCCTCACAGTATTGCCGCTGATGGTCTATTGGTTAAGGCCGAGATTTGTATTCCCTCTCTGA
- a CDS encoding diguanylate cyclase yields MIFRQRHHYLFILLIFGILAPLLLWASAHFTRQHGLTELAEETENDLMIFTRKLEDYLTGYDRLVGSVAASRQVGALLRNSRDKKIVSAANTYLQTLNEEVRASAIYVMNLDGNTLAASNWQVEKTFVGKNYGFRYYFQRAAKGLMGREVAVGTTSGVLGYYVARPVLDPGSDQIIGVAVIKVTLDELGLLFSDLDLRLLVADRDGVIFLTSESTWRLKSLRPITATKIDKIRRFKRYADSLFTLLPMRGERYWDGVSKLVVHDDGVEYLTQATLLPSRGWEMHVFKPTQEVDEHVYFSVTASLMLSALLFLTALYMNQRYRYLKDLKAAAIHDFLTGLYTRRYMEDAANAQISRIDRGQVNTISVAMIDIDHFKQVNDEFGHRAGDQVLRAVGKAIASEVRQGDIPVRYGGEEFLVIINACNECDAAHLVHRILERLKSLHFRGPIRKLKITASAGVAHYRKEDTLEDLLQRADELLYRAKEDGRDRYYDDECKKLETP; encoded by the coding sequence ATGATCTTCAGACAACGACATCACTATCTGTTCATCCTACTGATATTTGGCATTCTTGCTCCGCTCTTGCTTTGGGCCAGCGCCCATTTCACCCGCCAGCATGGATTGACGGAACTGGCCGAGGAGACAGAAAACGATCTAATGATCTTTACGCGCAAGCTGGAGGATTACCTGACCGGTTATGACCGGCTTGTCGGTTCCGTGGCCGCAAGTCGACAGGTTGGCGCCCTGCTTAGAAATTCCCGGGATAAAAAGATCGTCAGTGCGGCGAATACCTATCTCCAGACACTCAACGAGGAGGTGCGTGCCAGTGCGATCTATGTGATGAATCTCGACGGCAATACCCTTGCCGCCAGCAACTGGCAGGTGGAGAAGACCTTCGTCGGTAAAAATTACGGCTTTCGCTACTATTTCCAACGTGCTGCAAAAGGCCTGATGGGGCGCGAGGTGGCGGTTGGCACGACCTCCGGCGTGTTGGGGTACTATGTCGCCCGCCCAGTTCTCGATCCCGGATCGGATCAGATCATTGGTGTTGCGGTGATCAAAGTCACTCTGGACGAGTTGGGTCTGCTTTTCTCCGACCTGGATCTACGCCTGTTGGTGGCCGACCGGGATGGTGTGATCTTTCTCACCAGTGAATCAACATGGCGCCTGAAGAGTCTGCGACCGATAACCGCCACAAAAATAGACAAGATACGCCGGTTCAAACGCTATGCGGATTCTCTTTTCACACTTTTACCGATGCGTGGGGAGCGATACTGGGACGGTGTCTCAAAACTGGTGGTACACGATGATGGGGTGGAGTATCTGACACAGGCCACGCTATTGCCCTCCCGTGGATGGGAGATGCATGTTTTCAAGCCGACCCAAGAAGTGGATGAACATGTCTACTTTTCCGTGACTGCCAGCCTCATGCTGAGCGCGCTGCTCTTTCTGACGGCACTTTACATGAATCAGAGGTATCGCTATCTGAAAGATTTGAAGGCAGCGGCTATCCACGATTTTCTAACCGGTCTCTATACCCGGCGTTATATGGAGGATGCCGCCAATGCCCAGATCAGCCGGATCGATCGCGGTCAGGTGAATACTATTTCGGTGGCCATGATCGATATCGATCACTTCAAGCAGGTCAACGACGAGTTCGGTCATCGGGCGGGTGATCAGGTATTGCGTGCGGTAGGCAAGGCTATCGCTTCTGAGGTGCGCCAGGGTGACATACCGGTCCGATATGGCGGTGAAGAGTTTCTGGTGATCATCAACGCATGTAATGAGTGTGATGCGGCCCACTTGGTACACCGAATCCTTGAGCGGCTTAAAAGTCTGCATTTTCGTGGTCCCATCCGAAAGCTTAAAATCACAGCGAGTGCCGGTGTCGCCCACTATCGGAAAGAGGATACCTTGGAAGATCTCCTGCAGCGGGCGGATGAGTTGCTTTACAGGGCGAAGGAGGATGGGCGGGACCGCTACTACGACGACGAATGCAAAAAGCTGGAAACGCCATGA
- a CDS encoding outer membrane lipoprotein-sorting protein, whose protein sequence is MFDIGIHGRVTPMFIRPIRIAFFCMVCFASTAPADDSGRPVPSSLNAHEIAEQVYVAAHGGLVKNALSKRSGREVALVVNRAPQAMRSRNRVPGVQTFDTYVNNAPQDPAIESQQMAILTSGKTKGTGVLFTRYTDPQKGNLISMWLPALRKIRRINEPSHEDVWFGTNLTYGELVLRRPEDETHELLGEGVMQECLAVMQLQRWEQTRYTRDLPAPQCGHKGKPVYHLKSTTNFHNWWYDYHVSDIDKETFALYRTVYYKGDEKVKTVYIDWQSLDQPDPRIAYPRYIYAITHGDGKDSLVYVPRSTISLNVDLPDSFWSEKTLQNYNKTRKP, encoded by the coding sequence TTGTTTGACATCGGTATCCATGGCAGAGTCACGCCTATGTTTATCAGGCCCATCAGAATTGCGTTTTTTTGCATGGTCTGCTTTGCCTCGACTGCACCGGCAGACGATTCAGGCCGACCGGTGCCATCGTCTTTGAACGCCCATGAGATAGCCGAGCAGGTCTATGTCGCGGCGCACGGCGGACTGGTAAAGAATGCGCTCAGCAAGCGCAGTGGCAGGGAGGTTGCGTTGGTCGTCAATCGAGCGCCGCAGGCGATGCGTAGCCGCAACAGGGTGCCTGGAGTTCAGACCTTCGACACCTATGTCAACAATGCTCCGCAAGACCCTGCCATAGAGAGCCAGCAGATGGCGATCCTGACCTCGGGCAAGACCAAAGGCACCGGGGTGCTGTTCACACGCTATACGGACCCTCAAAAGGGCAATCTGATATCGATGTGGTTGCCCGCACTGCGCAAGATCAGGCGTATCAACGAGCCCTCCCATGAAGATGTCTGGTTCGGCACCAATCTGACCTATGGTGAGCTGGTGCTGCGTCGCCCTGAGGATGAAACCCACGAACTTCTTGGCGAAGGCGTTATGCAGGAGTGTCTGGCCGTCATGCAGCTGCAGCGCTGGGAGCAGACCCGCTATACACGCGACCTGCCCGCGCCCCAGTGCGGGCACAAAGGCAAACCGGTATACCATCTGAAAAGCACCACCAATTTTCACAATTGGTGGTATGACTACCATGTCAGTGATATCGATAAAGAGACATTCGCCCTCTATCGAACTGTCTATTATAAAGGCGATGAGAAGGTTAAGACGGTATATATCGATTGGCAGTCCCTGGATCAACCGGATCCCCGCATCGCCTATCCGCGCTATATTTATGCAATCACCCATGGGGACGGTAAGGACAGTCTGGTCTATGTGCCCCGCAGTACCATCTCACTCAATGTGGATCTGCCCGATAGTTTCTGGTCCGAAAAGACATTGCAGAATTACAACAAAACCAGGAAGCCTTAG
- a CDS encoding NAD(P)-binding protein, whose translation MKKPFAITLDVGSSLLNKTGSWRTDRPVYLDRLPPCNNACPAGENIQAWLYHAEEGHYEKAWREIMLNNPFPAVMGRVCYHSCEGACNRVHVDDAVGINSVERFLGDQALRQGWKVEPGRDTGKRVMVVGAGPAGLACAYHLCRFGHQVTVYETSPQAGGMVRYGIPKYRMPREKLKAEIQRIEAMGVEIVLNTRIDDIQGFKQANGFDAVFLAIGAQQAKRIEIPADDSVPVLDAVSLLRSVEEEEHVALRGHVAVYGGGNTAIDVARTAIRMGATRVTLVVFEAREKMPAHEMEIREALEEGVEILPLRAIREIRDGSLQLELMVDGEAQWPQPSGQFEPFAADVVIQALGQRVETDLLTPLEGVRIEADSVQVDRQMMTGAEGIFAGGDMAPSARTVTTAIGHGKHAARSIDAWLKGETYIKPDKHEIADIAKMNTWYYSDAPRTVRPMLDIVRRQSGFAEVVGDLDEVNAAYEARRCMSCGNCFECDNCYGVCPDNAITKLGPGNRFEFKYDYCKGCGMCAAECPCGAIKMEPENI comes from the coding sequence GGGCAGCAGTCTGCTCAACAAGACCGGTTCCTGGCGTACCGATCGGCCGGTCTACCTTGACCGCCTGCCTCCCTGCAACAACGCCTGTCCGGCAGGCGAGAATATCCAAGCCTGGCTCTACCATGCGGAAGAGGGCCACTACGAAAAGGCCTGGCGGGAGATCATGCTCAACAATCCTTTTCCCGCCGTCATGGGACGGGTCTGTTACCACTCTTGCGAGGGCGCCTGTAACCGGGTCCATGTGGACGACGCGGTAGGGATCAACTCGGTGGAACGCTTTCTCGGCGACCAAGCCTTGCGCCAGGGCTGGAAGGTCGAACCGGGCCGGGACACCGGCAAGCGGGTGATGGTGGTCGGTGCCGGTCCGGCCGGACTCGCCTGCGCCTACCACCTGTGCCGCTTCGGTCACCAGGTTACCGTCTATGAGACCTCCCCCCAGGCTGGCGGCATGGTGCGCTACGGCATCCCCAAGTACCGCATGCCGCGGGAAAAGCTGAAGGCGGAGATTCAGCGTATCGAGGCGATGGGGGTGGAGATCGTGCTGAACACCCGCATCGACGACATCCAGGGCTTCAAGCAGGCCAATGGCTTCGATGCAGTATTCCTCGCCATTGGCGCGCAGCAGGCCAAACGGATCGAGATCCCCGCCGACGACAGCGTGCCGGTGCTCGACGCCGTCAGCCTGCTGCGTTCGGTCGAGGAGGAGGAGCATGTGGCGCTGCGTGGCCATGTAGCGGTCTATGGCGGCGGCAACACCGCCATCGACGTGGCCCGCACCGCCATCCGCATGGGGGCGACCCGGGTCACCCTGGTGGTCTTCGAGGCGCGTGAGAAGATGCCGGCCCATGAGATGGAGATCCGTGAGGCCCTGGAAGAGGGGGTGGAGATACTGCCCTTGCGGGCGATCCGTGAGATCCGGGACGGCAGCCTGCAGTTGGAACTGATGGTCGACGGCGAAGCGCAGTGGCCTCAACCGTCAGGTCAGTTCGAGCCGTTCGCTGCGGACGTGGTGATCCAGGCCCTAGGCCAGCGGGTCGAGACCGATCTGCTGACACCCCTGGAGGGGGTCAGGATCGAAGCAGACTCGGTACAGGTCGACCGGCAGATGATGACCGGCGCCGAAGGCATCTTCGCCGGCGGCGACATGGCGCCCTCCGCGCGCACGGTGACCACCGCCATCGGCCATGGCAAGCATGCCGCCCGCAGTATCGATGCCTGGCTCAAGGGGGAGACCTACATCAAACCCGATAAACACGAAATTGCCGACATCGCCAAGATGAACACCTGGTACTACTCAGACGCTCCCCGCACGGTACGGCCGATGCTCGACATCGTCCGGCGTCAGAGCGGATTCGCGGAGGTGGTGGGGGACCTGGATGAGGTCAATGCCGCCTACGAGGCACGCCGTTGCATGTCCTGCGGCAACTGCTTCGAGTGCGACAACTGCTATGGCGTCTGCCCCGACAACGCCATCACCAAGCTGGGACCGGGCAATCGATTCGAGTTCAAGTATGACTACTGCAAGGGATGTGGTATGTGCGCCGCGGAGTGCCCTTGCGGTGCAATCAAAATGGAACCCGAGAATATCTGA
- a CDS encoding extracellular solute-binding protein, whose translation MIRFCIILIVTLFVTPISASDELLVIYGSRQQALMAPLLQAYQASRGVAVRYVQDKSDKLLQRLAEEGDASSADLLLTADIGVLEAAREMGLLQAKQSQLLSSLIPAKYRDPQGFWYGLSLRARMLLYVPGRIPRFELRDYADLSSSALKGRVCMRELKHVYNQSLIAALVARWGEKRVRKWLSGVISNLARPPQGGDRDQVRAIAKGECDVAVVNSYYFAMMLDSDNERDREVANRVSRVWPESGVHVNISGGGVTHHSPHPQLAIDFLEFLAGFDSQRLFAELNHEYPAVLGVPVSHTLMRLGAFEADFRPLALIARQREKASIVIHDLSDTD comes from the coding sequence ATGATCAGATTTTGCATAATCCTCATAGTCACGCTGTTCGTCACACCGATCTCAGCGTCCGATGAATTATTGGTTATCTACGGTTCCCGTCAACAGGCGTTGATGGCGCCCCTCCTGCAGGCCTATCAGGCATCAAGAGGGGTAGCGGTCCGGTATGTTCAGGATAAGTCCGATAAATTGTTGCAACGCCTGGCTGAGGAGGGTGATGCGTCTTCGGCAGATCTGCTGCTGACGGCTGATATCGGTGTATTGGAAGCTGCAAGGGAGATGGGTCTGTTGCAGGCAAAGCAATCTCAGCTGCTCAGCAGCCTGATACCGGCTAAATACAGAGACCCTCAGGGCTTTTGGTACGGACTCTCCCTGCGCGCCCGGATGCTGCTGTATGTCCCCGGTCGTATCCCCCGGTTTGAATTGCGGGATTATGCGGATCTATCATCTTCCGCGCTCAAGGGGCGGGTCTGCATGCGTGAATTGAAGCACGTCTACAATCAGTCATTGATCGCCGCCCTGGTCGCGCGTTGGGGCGAGAAGAGAGTGAGAAAGTGGTTAAGCGGGGTGATCTCCAATCTGGCCAGACCGCCACAGGGGGGGGATCGTGATCAGGTGCGTGCGATAGCGAAGGGGGAATGCGATGTGGCGGTGGTCAACAGCTACTATTTTGCCATGATGTTGGACAGCGACAATGAGAGGGATCGGGAAGTCGCAAACCGGGTGTCCCGGGTCTGGCCTGAATCTGGCGTGCATGTGAATATCAGTGGTGGTGGAGTCACTCATCATTCACCGCACCCTCAATTGGCGATCGATTTCCTGGAGTTTCTGGCCGGGTTTGACAGCCAGCGCCTGTTCGCTGAGCTCAATCATGAATATCCTGCTGTGCTGGGCGTGCCCGTGTCACACACTTTAATGCGATTGGGTGCGTTTGAAGCGGACTTTCGTCCATTGGCGCTGATTGCCCGCCAGCGTGAGAAGGCTTCAATAGTGATTCATGACCTCTCAGATACAGACTAA